One region of Demequina sp. TMPB413 genomic DNA includes:
- a CDS encoding pilus assembly protein encodes MLEFIALSLLLLIPLVYLVVTVSRIQAGAFAAESAAGEAARTFVVTGVHELESGASRASATHAGQTRAQAAVGLVASDFGFTDDEAALTVACAGTCLEPGTDVTAEVTMHVTLPGIPGFLSGAIPLEVEVVGSARSPVDSLTEDS; translated from the coding sequence ATGCTGGAATTCATCGCCTTGTCGCTCTTGCTGCTCATTCCGCTGGTCTACCTCGTCGTCACCGTGTCGCGCATCCAGGCAGGGGCGTTCGCAGCGGAATCAGCCGCCGGCGAGGCCGCGCGCACCTTCGTGGTCACTGGCGTGCATGAATTGGAAAGCGGTGCAAGCCGCGCCTCCGCGACGCACGCAGGGCAGACAAGGGCCCAAGCTGCCGTGGGACTTGTCGCGTCCGACTTTGGCTTCACAGACGACGAGGCGGCGCTAACTGTCGCCTGTGCCGGAACGTGCCTTGAACCAGGAACAGACGTCACTGCCGAGGTGACCATGCACGTCACGCTCCCAGGTATCCCTGGCTTCCTGAGCGGCGCCATCCCGCTCGAGGTCGAGGTGGTTGGCTCGGCACGCTCGCCCGTCGACAGCCTCACGGAGGACTCATGA